In Saccharothrix syringae, the following are encoded in one genomic region:
- a CDS encoding ketoacyl-ACP synthase III family protein codes for MRLNDIYLDAIGVRLGRSVDLADAVADGRYDANEYTANGLLRAVVADDGEFAPDMAVTAVERAMARSQVGPEAVRMILHASIYFQGQDMWTPASYIQQHTIGGAAPSVDVDQKSNGGMAALGLGTTFLSACDDDAAVLITTCDKFCLPGWDRFRSETGTVLGDGATATVLTRRPGFARVLSVVMTADPTLEEMYRGDGLRTTPAPGDRPLDLRTRKQRYMRRRLRELDEISLRIARGVGDSVVQALDEAKVELDDVKRVVLPNVGLTVRWWGLLKEMGVGPERTTWDFGRNIGHLGAGDQFNGLHHLVVDRALEPGDRVVLAGSGHGFNWASAVLEILEAPDWR; via the coding sequence ATGCGCCTGAACGACATCTACCTGGACGCGATCGGGGTCCGCCTCGGCCGGTCGGTCGACCTCGCCGACGCCGTGGCCGACGGCCGCTACGACGCCAACGAGTACACCGCCAACGGTCTGCTGCGCGCCGTGGTGGCCGACGACGGGGAGTTCGCCCCCGACATGGCCGTCACGGCGGTGGAGCGGGCGATGGCCCGCAGCCAGGTCGGCCCGGAGGCGGTGCGGATGATCCTGCACGCCAGCATCTACTTCCAGGGCCAGGACATGTGGACCCCGGCGTCCTACATCCAGCAGCACACCATCGGCGGCGCGGCGCCGTCGGTCGACGTCGACCAGAAGTCCAACGGCGGCATGGCCGCGCTCGGCCTGGGCACCACCTTCCTGTCCGCGTGCGACGACGACGCCGCAGTGCTGATCACCACGTGCGACAAGTTCTGCCTGCCCGGCTGGGACCGGTTCCGCAGCGAGACCGGCACCGTGCTCGGCGACGGCGCCACCGCCACCGTGCTGACCCGCCGCCCCGGCTTCGCGCGCGTGCTGTCCGTGGTGATGACCGCCGACCCGACGCTGGAGGAGATGTACCGGGGTGACGGCCTGCGCACCACGCCGGCACCCGGCGACCGGCCGCTGGACCTGCGCACCCGCAAGCAGCGGTACATGCGCCGGCGGCTGCGCGAGCTGGACGAGATCTCGCTGCGCATCGCGCGCGGCGTGGGCGACTCCGTGGTCCAGGCGCTCGACGAGGCCAAGGTCGAGCTCGACGACGTCAAGCGCGTGGTGCTGCCCAACGTGGGCCTGACGGTGCGCTGGTGGGGTCTGCTGAAGGAAATGGGCGTGGGCCCGGAACGCACCACCTGGGACTTCGGCCGCAATATCGGGCACCTCGGTGCGGGCGACCAGTTCAACGGTCTGCACCACCTGGTCGTCGACCGGGCGCTGGAACCGGGTGACCGGGTGGTGCTCGCGGGCAGCGGTCACGGTTTCAACTGGGCGAGCGCCGTGCTCGAAATCCTGGAGGCGCCCGATTGGCGGTGA
- a CDS encoding chemotaxis protein CheB: MAGHDVVVIGASAGGLTALRRLLADLPAGLPASVLVVVHTTDRTRSRLAEVLADQGRLPAAYAVPGQRLTRGLLTVAPPGQHLVVTADDTLRLTRGPLVHRTRPAVDPLLNSAAEVCGPRVLAVVLSGLLQDGAEGAAAVAAAGGAVLVQDPADAHSPDMPRATLARVPHAGVRPAARLGSAIADLVGAVPPEVARRAEQAEDVEEALRLAVSQLRTHAAAQYRLQRRFDDTGPLVARFVARAARAQQAADLIASQVVPLYQPRRVDKPA; this comes from the coding sequence ATGGCAGGACACGACGTAGTGGTGATCGGCGCGTCCGCCGGCGGCCTCACGGCCTTGCGGCGGCTGCTGGCCGACCTGCCCGCGGGCCTCCCGGCCTCGGTGCTGGTCGTGGTGCACACGACCGACCGGACCAGGTCGCGGCTGGCCGAGGTCCTGGCCGACCAGGGCCGGCTGCCCGCGGCCTACGCCGTACCGGGCCAACGCCTGACCCGCGGCCTGCTCACCGTCGCACCGCCGGGGCAGCACCTGGTCGTCACCGCCGACGACACCCTGCGCCTGACCCGCGGCCCGCTGGTGCACCGCACCCGGCCCGCCGTCGACCCGCTGCTGAACAGCGCCGCCGAGGTCTGCGGCCCCCGGGTGCTCGCCGTGGTCCTGTCCGGCCTGCTCCAGGACGGCGCCGAGGGCGCCGCCGCGGTGGCCGCCGCCGGTGGCGCGGTCCTCGTCCAGGACCCGGCCGACGCCCACAGCCCGGACATGCCCCGCGCGACCCTGGCGCGGGTGCCCCACGCCGGGGTCCGACCCGCCGCCCGGCTGGGCTCCGCCATCGCCGACCTCGTCGGCGCGGTGCCCCCCGAGGTCGCCCGGCGTGCCGAGCAGGCCGAGGACGTCGAGGAAGCGCTGCGACTGGCGGTGTCGCAGCTGCGCACGCACGCCGCCGCCCAGTACCGCCTCCAACGGCGGTTCGACGACACCGGGCCCCTCGTCGCCCGGTTCGTGGCCCGCGCGGCCCGCGCGCAGCAGGCCGCGGACCTCATCGCGAGCCAGGTCGTGCCCCTGTACCAACCGCGGCGCGTGGACAAGCCGGCCTGA
- a CDS encoding acyl carrier protein has protein sequence MPETPDDLRARIVRIVVESAEGDLSPAELDAAGGSLAGVSYSSLSLIRMIDTVENELGVYLDPEHDGERLTTVDDLVALVAENLRVGTGG, from the coding sequence ATGCCCGAGACGCCCGACGACCTCCGCGCCCGGATCGTCCGGATCGTGGTCGAGTCCGCCGAGGGCGACCTGTCGCCCGCCGAGCTCGACGCCGCGGGCGGTTCGCTCGCCGGGGTCAGCTACTCGTCGCTGTCCCTGATCCGCATGATCGACACCGTGGAGAACGAGCTCGGCGTCTACCTGGACCCCGAGCACGACGGCGAGCGCCTGACCACCGTGGACGACCTGGTCGCGCTGGTGGCCGAGAACCTGCGGGTGGGCACCGGTGGGTGA
- a CDS encoding helix-turn-helix transcriptional regulator, whose translation MTTAFDHAHSIQTQVSALALYGRGVDAEAPDAGGVQEVTNPYRIRELLDSAPVLATGDMLWMRPLPTVPHAFSASVARNAMARGKDVTVRAIHQSSAADSTRTATHLKELTDMGVRLRSAPLLPFRMLVVDETMALVAPAESADPPERLVLVRSRPAVAVLRQVFEFCWDRTTDLREPAAPRTCARTGQPLRLTEQQVLILQLWARGRKDSAIARDLQVSPRTLRRMVSSLLRRLGVSSRFEAGMVAARASDLLEVPAQRLSDEELTRAG comes from the coding sequence TTGACGACCGCGTTCGACCACGCGCATTCCATCCAGACCCAGGTTTCGGCCCTCGCGCTCTACGGCCGGGGCGTGGACGCCGAGGCGCCGGACGCGGGCGGGGTCCAGGAGGTGACCAACCCGTACCGGATCAGGGAGCTGCTGGACAGCGCGCCGGTCCTGGCGACGGGTGACATGCTGTGGATGCGGCCGCTGCCCACGGTGCCGCACGCTTTCAGCGCCAGCGTGGCGCGCAACGCCATGGCGCGCGGCAAGGACGTCACCGTGCGGGCCATCCACCAGAGCTCGGCGGCAGACAGCACGCGCACCGCGACGCACCTGAAGGAGCTGACCGACATGGGCGTGCGGCTGCGGAGCGCCCCGCTGCTGCCGTTCCGGATGCTGGTCGTCGACGAGACCATGGCCCTGGTGGCGCCCGCCGAGTCCGCCGACCCGCCGGAGCGGCTGGTCCTGGTGCGGTCCCGCCCGGCCGTCGCCGTGCTGCGCCAGGTGTTCGAGTTCTGCTGGGACCGCACGACGGACCTGCGGGAGCCGGCCGCGCCGAGGACGTGCGCCCGGACCGGTCAGCCGCTGCGGCTGACCGAGCAGCAGGTGCTGATCCTCCAGCTGTGGGCGCGCGGCCGGAAGGACTCCGCCATCGCCCGCGACCTCCAGGTGTCACCGCGCACGCTGCGGCGGATGGTGTCCTCGCTGCTGCGCAGGCTGGGCGTGTCCAGCCGCTTCGAGGCCGGGATGGTCGCCGCCCGCGCCAGCGACCTGCTGGAGGTGCCTGCGCAGCGGCTGTCCGACGAGGAGCTGACCCGCGCCGGCTAG
- a CDS encoding helix-turn-helix domain-containing protein — MSSAPALPRHTEYSGSGAFGRAEVREYFDRAHGAGRLSVGHPAGGDWAVGVVRVDDDGCSSSAITLSAEVDLTVTAREDEVMITSVAGGPVGVEHGRATARYGPGDVFVATCPQADWTCETGNAANSTTVLPESLLRELAGEVDRPWRPSARGPEPGQVRQWQRTARFVNDLLSDRETTVSPLVATSVARLLAATALAVFADTAPSAPTTGESRDAHPATVRRAIAFIEADPGRDLTLTEIAAAAFVTARALQYAFHRHLGITPMAYLRRVRLSGAHQELRDATPGDGVTVTAVATRWGFANAGRFAVTYRDAYGHAPSSTLRR; from the coding sequence ATGAGCAGCGCGCCGGCCCTACCCCGCCACACCGAGTACAGCGGTTCGGGCGCGTTCGGCCGGGCGGAGGTGCGCGAGTACTTCGACCGGGCCCACGGCGCCGGCCGGCTCAGCGTCGGCCACCCCGCCGGCGGCGACTGGGCGGTGGGGGTCGTCCGGGTCGACGACGACGGGTGCAGTTCGAGCGCGATCACGCTGTCCGCGGAGGTCGACCTGACCGTCACCGCCCGGGAGGACGAGGTGATGATCACCTCGGTCGCCGGCGGCCCGGTGGGCGTCGAGCACGGGCGGGCCACCGCGCGGTACGGGCCCGGCGACGTCTTCGTCGCGACCTGCCCGCAGGCCGACTGGACCTGCGAGACCGGGAACGCGGCCAACTCGACCACCGTCCTGCCGGAGTCGCTGCTGCGCGAACTGGCCGGCGAGGTCGACCGGCCGTGGCGGCCGTCGGCGCGCGGGCCCGAGCCCGGCCAGGTCCGCCAGTGGCAGCGGACCGCCCGCTTCGTCAACGACCTGCTGTCGGACCGCGAGACCACCGTCTCCCCGCTGGTGGCCACGTCCGTCGCGCGGCTGCTCGCCGCGACCGCGCTGGCGGTCTTCGCGGACACCGCCCCCTCCGCCCCGACCACCGGGGAGAGCCGCGACGCCCACCCGGCCACCGTGCGGCGCGCCATCGCGTTCATCGAGGCCGACCCCGGTCGCGACCTCACCCTGACCGAGATCGCCGCCGCGGCCTTCGTCACGGCGCGGGCGCTGCAGTACGCCTTCCACCGCCACCTCGGCATCACGCCGATGGCCTACCTGCGCCGGGTCCGCCTCTCGGGCGCCCACCAGGAGCTGCGCGACGCCACGCCCGGGGACGGCGTCACCGTCACCGCCGTCGCGACGCGCTGGGGCTTCGCCAACGCGGGCCGGTTCGCCGTCACCTACCGCGACGCCTACGGCCACGCGCCCAGCAGCACCCTGCGCCGGTAG
- a CDS encoding class I adenylate-forming enzyme family protein, with protein sequence MLATLIPETLRRHGDRLAVSDDDTALTYRELDAEAGAAARHLAAALPAGDRLRVAVQAANSTAYVVLYLALLRLGHVPFLLDRANSPRETAAIAADCGLDALLHDAGVAAPEGAAPSGAVGGLALSAFTPPAERPPLHDTTEVCRFTSGSTGRPHCIEFSGAAVHRAAVNWVAGTGLTGEDRIACFASLSNGLAFNTSLLPAFLAGARLHLAHGLPTAGRVVRLLDRTGATRLVGFPVLYESLVRRSASDGAIGRLRMAISSAAPLPEEVGRRFTGLTGVPVQNYYGAAEAGPLTFARDPRRDPGLGQPLPGVSLRAGTPGDPAPVEVRSESMGTRYLNAPGLLEGRVTADGHYRTGDLGHLDGGSLVLTGRTSQVINVGGRKVDAVEVAAVLRAADGVRDAVVLEVTDRHGAAALGAVVAGAGVDPALVRRHAADLLAAHKVPALLRTVAEIPRGTTGKPAMAELRRLFTPARHDG encoded by the coding sequence GTGCTCGCCACGCTGATCCCCGAAACCCTGCGACGACACGGCGACCGCCTCGCCGTGTCCGACGACGACACCGCGCTCACCTACCGCGAGCTGGACGCCGAGGCCGGTGCGGCGGCCCGGCACCTGGCCGCCGCGCTGCCCGCGGGCGACCGCCTCCGGGTCGCGGTGCAGGCCGCCAACTCCACCGCCTACGTCGTGCTGTACCTGGCCCTGCTGCGGCTGGGCCACGTGCCGTTCCTGCTCGACCGGGCGAACTCGCCGCGCGAGACCGCCGCGATCGCCGCGGACTGCGGCCTGGACGCCCTGCTCCACGACGCGGGCGTGGCGGCACCGGAGGGCGCGGCGCCGTCGGGCGCGGTGGGCGGCCTGGCCCTGTCGGCCTTCACCCCGCCGGCCGAGCGGCCGCCGCTGCACGACACCACCGAGGTGTGCCGCTTCACCTCCGGCTCCACCGGCCGGCCGCACTGCATCGAGTTCTCCGGTGCCGCGGTCCACCGCGCCGCCGTCAACTGGGTGGCCGGGACCGGCCTGACCGGAGAGGACCGGATCGCCTGCTTCGCCTCGCTGTCCAACGGCCTGGCCTTCAACACCTCCCTGCTGCCCGCGTTCCTGGCCGGGGCGCGACTGCACCTGGCCCACGGCCTGCCCACGGCGGGCCGCGTGGTGCGGCTGCTCGACCGGACCGGGGCGACCCGCCTGGTCGGGTTCCCGGTGCTCTACGAGTCGCTGGTGCGCCGCTCCGCCTCGGACGGGGCGATCGGGCGGCTGCGCATGGCGATCTCGTCCGCCGCGCCGCTGCCCGAGGAGGTCGGGCGGCGGTTCACCGGGCTGACCGGCGTGCCGGTGCAGAACTACTACGGCGCCGCCGAGGCCGGCCCGCTGACCTTCGCCCGCGACCCGCGGCGCGACCCCGGGCTCGGGCAGCCGCTGCCGGGGGTGTCGCTGCGCGCGGGCACCCCGGGCGACCCCGCGCCCGTCGAGGTCCGCAGCGAGTCGATGGGCACCCGCTACCTCAACGCGCCGGGCCTGCTGGAGGGCCGGGTGACCGCGGACGGCCACTACCGCACCGGCGACCTCGGCCACCTCGACGGCGGCAGCCTGGTGCTGACCGGCCGCACCAGCCAGGTGATCAACGTCGGTGGCCGCAAGGTCGACGCCGTCGAGGTCGCCGCGGTGCTGCGGGCCGCCGACGGCGTGCGCGACGCCGTGGTGCTGGAGGTGACCGACCGGCACGGCGCCGCGGCGCTGGGCGCCGTCGTGGCCGGCGCGGGCGTCGACCCGGCGCTGGTGCGGCGGCACGCCGCCGACCTGCTCGCCGCGCACAAGGTGCCCGCGCTGCTGCGCACCGTCGCCGAGATCCCGCGCGGCACCACCGGCAAACCGGCCATGGCCGAGCTGCGCCGCCTGTTCACGCCCGCCCGGCACGACGGGTGA
- a CDS encoding dihydrodipicolinate reductase C-terminal domain-containing protein, with translation MGEPVVGVVGAGRLGSAVARRCEADGLAVRALDSRRPERWRLGAPPDVVVDCSAPQVTVPVLDLCEDLGVPLVECVSDADAAVLEERARRTPVVRATNLALGNFLQHRVVDLLADLVLALERAGAAGAVPEAAVLERHPATKAHRPSATADALGRRWEARSGRPPSDVASLRAGPPVSDHEVRLTWAGQGLVVRHEVRSLDAAATGAVALARWVVGRAPGLYPAHAAYEELVRAARGGRA, from the coding sequence GTGGGTGAGCCGGTCGTCGGCGTCGTCGGCGCGGGCAGGCTGGGGTCGGCGGTGGCGCGCCGGTGCGAGGCCGACGGGCTCGCGGTGCGCGCGCTGGACAGCAGGCGGCCCGAGCGGTGGCGCCTGGGCGCCCCGCCCGACGTCGTCGTGGACTGCTCGGCGCCGCAGGTCACCGTGCCGGTGCTGGACCTGTGCGAGGACCTGGGCGTGCCGCTGGTGGAGTGCGTGTCCGACGCGGACGCCGCCGTGCTGGAGGAGCGCGCCCGGCGCACGCCGGTGGTGCGCGCCACGAACCTGGCCCTCGGCAACTTCCTCCAGCACCGGGTCGTGGACCTGCTCGCCGACCTGGTGCTGGCCCTGGAGCGGGCCGGGGCGGCGGGCGCCGTGCCGGAGGCGGCGGTGCTGGAGCGGCACCCCGCCACCAAGGCGCACCGGCCCAGCGCCACCGCCGACGCCCTGGGCCGCCGCTGGGAGGCCCGGTCGGGCCGACCGCCGTCCGACGTGGCGTCGCTGCGCGCCGGCCCGCCCGTGAGCGACCACGAGGTCCGGCTGACCTGGGCGGGGCAGGGCCTGGTGGTGCGGCACGAGGTCCGGTCGCTGGACGCGGCGGCCACCGGGGCGGTCGCCCTGGCGCGCTGGGTGGTCGGACGCGCACCCGGCCTGTACCCGGCGCACGCGGCTTACGAGGAGCTGGTGCGCGCAGCGAGAGGAGGACGAGCGTGA
- a CDS encoding SDR family NAD(P)-dependent oxidoreductase: protein MTGRAALVTGAGRGIGRAVAERLADRGAVVAVHYRHDDASAAEVVATIAARGGRAFPVRADLAGPDGVDTLFAGLEAGLREHVGEVALDVLVNNAGIGCPGEVEQLTPERFDRAFAVNVRAPVFIVQRALPLMRRGGRIVNISSLATRVAHPRIIGYAMTKGALDVFGRTLAEHLGPRGITVNTVSPGLVDTDFHGDRFRGDPRAAADAVADTALGRMGQPGDVADVVDFLTSERARWITGERLETAGGTHL from the coding sequence ATGACCGGACGCGCGGCGCTGGTGACGGGTGCGGGCAGGGGTATCGGGCGGGCGGTGGCCGAGCGCCTGGCCGACCGCGGCGCGGTGGTGGCGGTGCACTACCGGCACGACGACGCCTCGGCCGCGGAGGTGGTGGCGACCATCGCCGCGCGTGGCGGCCGGGCCTTCCCGGTGCGCGCCGACCTGGCCGGACCGGACGGGGTGGACACCCTGTTCGCCGGGCTGGAGGCCGGGTTGCGCGAGCACGTCGGCGAGGTCGCGCTGGACGTGCTGGTGAACAACGCGGGCATCGGCTGCCCGGGCGAGGTCGAGCAGCTGACGCCGGAGCGGTTCGACCGGGCCTTCGCCGTCAACGTGCGCGCCCCGGTGTTCATCGTGCAGCGCGCGTTGCCGCTGATGCGCCGCGGCGGGCGGATCGTGAACATCTCCTCGCTGGCCACCAGGGTCGCCCACCCGCGGATCATCGGCTACGCCATGACCAAGGGCGCGCTCGACGTGTTCGGCCGCACCCTCGCCGAGCACCTGGGGCCGCGCGGCATCACGGTCAACACCGTGTCGCCCGGCCTGGTGGACACCGACTTCCACGGCGACCGGTTCCGCGGCGACCCGCGCGCCGCGGCGGACGCCGTCGCCGACACCGCGCTGGGGCGGATGGGGCAGCCGGGCGACGTGGCCGACGTCGTCGACTTCCTCACCTCCGAGCGGGCGCGGTGGATCACCGGTGAACGACTCGAAACCGCGGGCGGCACGCACCTGTGA
- a CDS encoding aminotransferase class V-fold PLP-dependent enzyme translates to MKTDQQHTGARAGAPVDLVGADLEVPLVQGGTTRYANLDHAASTPALREVVHRLAEVAPYYSSVHRGAGYASQVSTALYEAARSGVAAFVRARPADAVVFTRNTTDSLNLLAGCVPEGGEVVVLDVEHHANLLPWRGLPHRILPAEPTLAATLAAAERSLARGPAALLAVTGASNVTGEVPPLAELTRIAHRHGARIAVDAAQLVPHRRVDLAGSDVDYLAFSGHKMYAPYGAGVLVGRRDWLDAGPPHLAGGGAVREVAVDGVAWAAAPERHEAGTPNVLGAVALARACEVLAHVLPEAGPHEAALRGRLVAGLARLPGVRLHRIWSDCADAIGVVTFSVAGYDAGHVAAYLSAEHGIGVRDGRFCAHPAAARLGLPRDGAVRAGFGAGTCPDDVDRLLSAVERLLVEGPQWTYGVVAGRWAPVPDPRPLPTWLPVGTALRPRPCA, encoded by the coding sequence GTGAAAACGGACCAACAGCACACCGGCGCGCGGGCGGGCGCCCCCGTCGACCTCGTCGGCGCCGATCTCGAGGTGCCGCTCGTCCAGGGCGGGACGACCCGCTACGCCAACCTCGACCACGCGGCGAGCACGCCGGCGCTGCGCGAGGTGGTGCACCGCCTGGCCGAGGTGGCGCCGTACTACTCCAGCGTCCACCGCGGCGCCGGGTACGCCTCGCAGGTGTCGACCGCGCTGTACGAGGCGGCGCGCTCCGGCGTCGCGGCCTTCGTGCGGGCGCGCCCGGCGGACGCGGTGGTGTTCACCCGCAACACCACCGACTCGTTGAACCTGCTGGCCGGGTGCGTGCCGGAGGGCGGTGAGGTGGTGGTCCTCGACGTGGAGCACCACGCGAACCTGCTGCCCTGGCGCGGTCTCCCGCACCGGATCCTGCCCGCCGAGCCGACGCTGGCGGCCACCCTGGCGGCGGCGGAGCGGTCCCTGGCGCGCGGTCCCGCGGCGCTGCTGGCGGTCACCGGGGCGTCCAACGTCACGGGCGAGGTGCCGCCGCTGGCCGAGCTGACCCGGATCGCGCACCGGCACGGTGCCCGGATCGCGGTGGACGCCGCGCAGCTGGTACCGCACCGCCGCGTCGACCTCGCCGGGTCCGACGTGGACTACCTGGCCTTCTCCGGCCACAAGATGTACGCGCCGTACGGCGCGGGCGTGCTGGTCGGGCGCCGCGACTGGCTCGACGCCGGGCCGCCGCACCTGGCCGGCGGCGGCGCGGTGCGCGAGGTGGCGGTGGACGGGGTGGCCTGGGCCGCGGCGCCGGAGCGGCACGAGGCGGGCACCCCGAACGTCCTCGGCGCGGTCGCGCTGGCCAGGGCGTGCGAGGTCCTGGCGCACGTGCTGCCGGAGGCCGGGCCGCACGAGGCGGCGCTGCGGGGACGCCTGGTCGCGGGGCTGGCGCGCCTGCCGGGCGTGCGGCTGCACCGGATCTGGTCGGACTGCGCCGACGCCATCGGCGTGGTGACGTTCTCGGTGGCCGGCTACGACGCCGGCCACGTCGCGGCCTACCTGTCGGCCGAGCACGGCATCGGCGTGCGCGACGGCCGGTTCTGCGCGCACCCCGCGGCCGCGAGGCTGGGGCTGCCGCGCGACGGCGCGGTGCGCGCCGGGTTCGGGGCGGGCACCTGCCCGGACGACGTGGACCGGCTCCTGTCGGCCGTGGAACGGCTGCTGGTCGAGGGTCCGCAGTGGACCTACGGCGTCGTGGCGGGCCGGTGGGCCCCGGTGCCGGACCCGCGCCCGCTGCCCACGTGGCTGCCGGTCGGCACCGCCCTGCGACCCCGGCCGTGCGCCTGA
- a CDS encoding nitroreductase family protein yields the protein MLAPARAADAARLWDRMALAARQPGRAVRDTVPPELGPVLELFDAAGRGSLTGGPSVPSAGALYPYEFYAVVPGPHGWAVHAVDAARRRCRLVRRGPDVADALRDAGLDHLAGPVVVVALRPWLSMRKYGDRGYLYAQLDAAHVATHLLCLAAERHRHAELRTGAAATALEEVIGLADGCRFAHSALVLRGGTPSPVPGWSSVDGLGGVAWPEAPSWLERECWKSVEEHRPVRPAAPGTPVRPHALLAGAAEPAAGFPGGQSPTSLAARRRSTKDFRPEALDGATLDRVLAVLRTPLAVDLPPVAGLSATLVARNVRGRAPGCYPVRGTGPVCGPESAPVAAAPPEDELLRACMDQEHLRHAAALVLFHTARQDLLCHGIDDTLLRAGALAHLLYLGAAGEGVAITAIGGFDGPRWRALAGLPGRDEVLYVVLLGGSGGAALKLDRLQPAYAHTGR from the coding sequence GTGCTCGCGCCGGCGCGGGCGGCGGACGCGGCGCGGCTGTGGGACCGGATGGCGCTCGCCGCGCGGCAGCCGGGCCGGGCGGTCCGCGACACCGTCCCGCCCGAGCTGGGACCGGTGCTGGAGCTGTTCGACGCGGCGGGCCGGGGCTCGCTGACCGGTGGCCCGTCGGTGCCGTCCGCGGGCGCGCTGTACCCGTACGAGTTCTACGCGGTCGTGCCGGGTCCGCACGGCTGGGCGGTCCACGCCGTGGACGCCGCGCGGCGTCGCTGCCGGCTGGTCCGGCGGGGACCGGACGTGGCGGACGCGCTGCGCGACGCGGGGCTGGACCACCTCGCCGGGCCGGTGGTGGTGGTCGCGCTGCGGCCGTGGCTGTCCATGCGCAAGTACGGCGACCGGGGCTACCTCTACGCCCAACTGGACGCCGCCCACGTCGCGACCCACCTGCTGTGCCTGGCCGCCGAGCGGCACCGGCACGCCGAGCTGCGGACCGGCGCGGCGGCCACCGCGCTGGAGGAGGTGATCGGCCTGGCGGACGGGTGCCGGTTCGCGCACAGCGCGCTGGTGCTGCGCGGCGGCACGCCGTCCCCGGTGCCCGGTTGGTCCTCAGTGGACGGCCTCGGCGGGGTGGCGTGGCCCGAGGCACCGTCGTGGCTGGAGCGCGAGTGCTGGAAGTCGGTGGAGGAGCACCGCCCGGTGCGCCCCGCCGCGCCGGGCACCCCGGTGCGCCCGCACGCCCTGCTGGCCGGCGCCGCGGAGCCGGCCGCGGGCTTCCCCGGCGGCCAGTCGCCGACCTCGCTGGCCGCGCGCCGCAGGTCGACCAAGGACTTCCGGCCCGAGGCGCTGGACGGCGCGACCCTCGACCGGGTGCTGGCGGTGTTGCGGACACCGCTGGCGGTCGACCTGCCGCCCGTCGCCGGGCTGAGCGCCACGCTCGTCGCGCGCAACGTGCGGGGTCGCGCACCCGGCTGCTACCCGGTGCGCGGCACCGGCCCGGTGTGCGGGCCGGAGAGCGCGCCGGTGGCCGCCGCCCCGCCCGAGGACGAGCTGTTGCGGGCCTGCATGGACCAGGAGCACCTGCGGCACGCCGCCGCGCTGGTGCTGTTCCACACCGCTCGGCAGGACCTGCTGTGCCACGGCATCGACGACACCCTGCTGCGCGCGGGCGCGCTCGCCCACCTGCTCTACCTCGGCGCCGCGGGCGAGGGGGTCGCCATCACCGCGATCGGCGGGTTCGACGGTCCCCGCTGGCGCGCGCTGGCCGGGCTGCCCGGCCGGGACGAGGTGCTCTACGTCGTGCTGCTCGGCGGGTCCGGCGGCGCGGCCCTCAAGCTCGACCGGCTCCAGCCGGCCTACGCGCACACCGGGAGGTAG
- a CDS encoding class II aldolase/adducin family protein yields MNSIPVEGKPVPVRMAAQLAFGARMLSLDGHDDFNQGQISARMPGSDTFFIKNALCGFDEATPEQVVAASVDPAAPVDPLAPPELPLHQAIYRARPDVNGIVHSHAPHTLVFGATDLPLRPVSHEGAHFTDRLGLFTDTSNTVLDQATGEAIAKALDQGAGVLLRNHGGVVVGRSVRHAAVFAQVLERACRLQLLAEQAGVPYTWSSETDVRLKRDFVYADLSVRSYWDYAVRRVTRAWPEAAGWGRA; encoded by the coding sequence GTGAACAGCATCCCGGTGGAGGGCAAGCCGGTACCGGTGCGGATGGCGGCGCAGCTCGCGTTCGGCGCGCGCATGCTGTCCCTGGACGGGCACGACGACTTCAACCAGGGCCAGATCTCGGCCCGGATGCCCGGCTCGGACACCTTCTTCATCAAGAACGCGCTGTGCGGGTTCGACGAGGCCACCCCCGAGCAGGTGGTGGCGGCCTCGGTCGACCCCGCGGCCCCGGTCGACCCGCTGGCGCCGCCCGAGCTGCCGCTGCACCAGGCGATCTACCGGGCCCGGCCGGACGTCAACGGCATCGTGCACAGCCACGCGCCGCACACCCTCGTGTTCGGCGCCACGGACCTGCCGCTGCGGCCCGTGTCGCACGAGGGCGCGCACTTCACCGACCGGCTCGGGCTGTTCACCGACACCAGCAACACCGTGCTGGACCAGGCCACCGGCGAGGCGATCGCCAAGGCGCTCGACCAGGGCGCGGGCGTGCTGCTGCGCAACCACGGCGGTGTCGTGGTGGGCCGCAGCGTGCGGCACGCGGCGGTGTTCGCGCAGGTGCTGGAGCGCGCCTGCCGGCTGCAACTGCTCGCCGAGCAGGCCGGCGTGCCCTACACGTGGTCCAGCGAGACCGACGTGCGGCTCAAGCGCGACTTCGTCTACGCGGACCTGTCGGTGCGCTCGTACTGGGACTACGCCGTGCGCCGGGTGACCCGCGCGTGGCCCGAGGCGGCCGGGTGGGGGCGCGCGTGA